A stretch of the Glycine soja cultivar W05 chromosome 13, ASM419377v2, whole genome shotgun sequence genome encodes the following:
- the LOC114381007 gene encoding cation/H(+) antiporter 19-like has protein sequence MASPDSKCPAPMKATSNGAFQHENPLDYALPLLILQICVVVVFTRFLAFICKPLRQPRVIAEVIGGILLGPSAMGRSEKFLNTIFPKRSLTVLETVANIGLLFFLFLVGLELDLRSIRKTGHKALFIALSGITFPFILGIGTSYALRATISKNANPTSFLVFMGVALSITAFPVLARILAELKLLTTNVGRIAMSAAAINDVAAWILLALAIALSGSNTSPLVSLWVILCAAGFVLFAMFAISPLLGMMAKRSPEGEPVQEIYICITMTLVLACGFITDTIGIHALFGAFVVGIVMPKDGPFAGALIEKIEDLVMSLFLPLYFVSSGLKTDVASISGALSWGMLVLVIFTACFGKIIGTFLVSLLCKVPFREALALGFLMNTKGLVELIVLNIGKDRKVLNDQAFAICVLMALFTTFITTPIVMAVYKPARTGSRYTHKTVQRNDPNTELRVLACFHSTRNIPTLINLIESSRGTKKRAKLCVYAMHLMELSERPSAITMVHTARNNGMPFWNKKHDNRDQVVIAFQAYGHLSSVNVRPMTAISAFSNIHEDICTSAHQKRAAIIFLPFHKHQRFDGTMESVGNSLRAMNGLVLSHAPCSVGILVDRGLGGTSQVQASDVSYKVVVGFFGGRDDREALAYGMRMAEHPGVSITVVKFVVPPGMTLAFGAKLIGVTADKDRKVIKVAEGTTTDVEKQEDEHFWSEFLGVCCKNAESIMYEERLVESKEDILTTMREMNKSNLILVGRMPPVVPLVDTSDCPELGPVGSYLASSEFSTSASVIVFQQYNPKTDVYPLVMEISDYLNMPDTPPHSP, from the exons ATGGCGAGTCCTGATTCAAAATGTCCAGCACCAATGAAGGCCACGTCCAATGGGGCATTCCAACATGAAAATCCCTTGGATTATGCGCTTCCCCTATTAATCCTCCAGATATGTGTGGTTGTGGTCTTTACCAGATTCCTTGCATTCATTTGCAAACCTCTGAGACAACCCCGAGTAATTGCAGAGGTCATT GGAGGAATACTACTTGGACCATCTGCAATGGGAAGGAGTGAGAAATTCCTGAACACAATTTTCCCCAAGAGAAGCTTAACTGTGCTTGAAACTGTGGCCAACATTGGTCTTCTATTCTTCTTGTTTTTGGTGGGTCTTGAGCTTGACTTGCGTTCTATACGCAAAACTGGTCACAAGGCCTTATTCATTGCTCTTTCAGGCATCACATTCCCTTTTATACTTGGCATTGGCACATCATATGCGCTTCGAGCCACCATATCGAAGAATGCTAATCCAACCTCGTTCCTTGTTTTCATGGGTGTTGCTCTCTCGATCACCGCATTCCCCGTCCTTGCGCGAATCCTCGCTGAGCTAAAACTCCTCACAACCAATGTCGGTCGCATAGCAATGTCAGCAGCTGCTATCAATGATGTTGCAGCATGGATACTACTTGCACTTGCCATAGCACTTTCTGGCTCCAACACATCCCCACTTGTTTCCTTATGGGTTATACTTTGTGCTGCTGGCTTTGTCCTCTTTGCTATGTTTGCCATAAGTCCCTTACTTGGAATGATGGCTAAGCGTTCGCCCGAGGGCGAACCGGTGCAGGAGATCTACATATGCATCACCATGACACTAGTCCTGGCTTGTGGTTTCATCACCGATACTATCGGCATTCATGCGCTCTTTGGAGCTTTTGTGGTTGGCATTGTTATGCCTAAGGATGGTCCCTTTGCAGGGGCGTTGATTGAGAAGATAGAGGACCTTGTGATGAGCCTCTTCTTGCCTCTCTATTTTGTGTCAAGTGGTTTGAAGACTGATGTGGCAAGTATAAGTGGAGCTCTTTCTTGGGGTATGCTAGTGCTTGTTATTTTCACTGCTTGCTTTGGAAAGATCATTGGCACATTCCTGGTGTCACTGTTATGTAAGGTTCCTTTTAGAGAAGCCTTGGCCCTTGGATTTCTCATGAACACTAAGGGCTTGGTGGAGCTAATTGTTCTCAACATTGGCAAGGATCGCAAG GTACTAAACGACCAAGCATTTGCAATTTGTGTATTAATGGCATTGTTCACCACTTTCATCACGACCCCAATAGTGATGGCAGTGTACAAACCAGCTCGGACAGGATCACGTTACACGCATAAAACAGTTCAACGCAACGATCCTAACACCGAGCTACGAGTGTTGGCATGCTTCCATAGTACCCGCAATATTCCCACCTTGATCAATCTAATAGAGTCATCACGAGGAACCAAAAAGAGGGCAAAGCTATGTGTCTATGCAATGCACTTGATGGAGCTCTCGGAGCGACCATCAGCGATCACAATGGTTCATACGGCGCGCAACAATGGCATGCCCTTTTGGAACAAAAAGCATGACAATAGAGACCAAGTGGTGATTGCATTTCAGGCTTATGGCCATCTAAGTAGTGTCAATGTTCGCCCTATGACAGCCATATCAGCTTTCAGCAACATCCATGAAGACATTTGCACCAGTGCGCACCAAAAGAGAGCAGCAATCATATTCCTCCCATTCCACAAACACCAACGCTTCGACGGGACAATGGAGTCGGTAGGAAACTCGTTGCGCGCGATGAACGGCCTAGTTCTCAGCCATGCTCCTTGCTCAGTCGGAATCTTGGTTGATCGCGGCCTTGGTGGTACAAGCCAAGTCCAAGCCAGTGATGTGTCATACAAGGTTGTTGTAGGTTTCTTTGGTGGGCGAGACGACCGCGAAGCACTCGCCTATGGGATGAGAATGGCTGAGCATCCTGGTGTTTCAATCACTGTTGTGAAGTTTGTAGTTCCACCTGGGATGACATTGGCCTTTGGTGCCAAATTGATTGGTGTAACAGCAGACAAGGATAGAAAGGTAATTAAAGTGGCTGAAGGAACTACCACTGATGTAGAGAAACAAGAGGATGAGCACTTTTGGTCTGAGTTCTTAGGTGTGTGTTGCAAAAATGCAGAATCAATAATGTATGAGGAAAGGTTGGTAGAAAGCAAAGAAGATATTCTGACAACAATGAGGGAGATGAATAAGAGCAATCTAATTTTGGTAGGTAGAATGCCCCCGGTGGTACCTTTGGTAGACACAAGTGATTGCCCTGAACTTGGTCCTGTTGGAAGCTACTTGGCTTCTTCTGAGTTCTCCACTTCTGCATCAGTTATAGTGTTTCAGCAATACAATCCCAAAACAGATGTTTATCCATTGGTTATGGAGATTTCTGATTACTTGAACATGCCAGACACGCCACCACATTCTCCGTAG